From a region of the Toxotes jaculatrix isolate fToxJac2 chromosome 7, fToxJac2.pri, whole genome shotgun sequence genome:
- the grsf1 gene encoding G-rich sequence factor 1, which yields MSRNCRSLLFLLQRCVAARQVTLPVGVTTRGGVLSGRCGFIQQRTWTSAARTGCVQRLCQLRSAVETSRFSLCTKAGCEDEYPPLPAYQSESEPEKKEVYIVLVKGLPWSCTAQDLLQFFSECRIRDGVKGIHLTVDRHGRASGRAFIEMEHEADVSKALEKHRQYLGPRYVEVYEVTDNDAETILKKAIRPPADTWVVRLRGLPFTCTEADIVQFFSGLDITENGIIIVTDHRGRNSGEAFVQFSSREAADKALQRDREIIGNRYIEVFPSRSEEIYSNWRRKTSSASPQSSFQPANRTVSASQTNSRTVQSDVSAPSGFAQSLAVTVHYIHMRGLPFQVSGEDIVKFFSPLAVSKILIECGPDGRPSGEADVYFSCHQDAAVAMSKDRQYIGERYVELFLNSVSE from the exons ATGTCCCGTAACTGTAggtctctgttgtttttgctgcagcGGTGTGTCGCAGCCAGGCAGGTAACGTTACCGGTAGGCGTCACAACAAGAGGCGGCGTGCTGTCAGGCAGATGCGGCTTCATTCAGCAGCGAACGTGGACATCAGCGGCCCGGACCGGCTGTGTGCAGAGACTCTGCCAGCTTCGGTCCGCGGTGGAAACCAGCCGGTTCAGCCTCTGCACCAAG GCAGGATGTGAGGACGAGTACCCGCCGCTGCCGGCCTACCAGTCTGAATCAGAACCAGAGAAGAAGGAGGTGTACATAGTGCTGGTGAAAGGTCTCCCGTGGTCCTGCACGGCTCAGGACCTCCTGCAGTTCTTTTCCG AGTGCCGGATCCGTGACGGGGTGAAGGGGATCCACCTCACTGTGGACAGACATGGGAGGGCGTCGGGACGAGCCTTCATCGAGATGGAGCATGAGGCGGACGTCAGCAAGGCTCTGGAGAAGCACCGACAGTACCTCGGCCCACGATACGTCGAAG tgtatGAAGTGACAGACAATGATGCTGAAACCATCCTGAAAAAAGCCATCCGGCCTCCCGCTGATACCTGGGTGGTGCGGCTCAGAGGCCTCCCCTTCACCTGCACTGAGGCCGACATCGTCCAGTTTTTTTCAG GGTTGGATATCACGGAGAATGGGATCATCATCGTCACAGACCACAGAGGAAGGAATTCGGGGGAGGCCTTTGTGCAGTTTTCCTCCCGGGAAGCAGCTGACAAAGctctacagagagacagagagatcatAGGAAACCG GTACATCGAGGTGTTTCCCAGCAGGAGTGAAGAGATTTATTCTaactggaggaggaagacgagttCAGCGTCtcctcagagcagctttcagccAGCGAACAGGACTGTCTCTGCCTCACAAACCAACTCCAGAACTG TGCAAAGTGATGTATCTGCTCCATCAGGATTCGCTCAGAGCTTAGCTGTGACGGTTCATTACATCCACATGAGAGGTCTTCCTTTCCAGGTGTCTGGGGAAGATATTGTGAAG ttcttctctcctttagcCGTGTCCAAGATCCTGATTGAATGCGGTCCTGATGGAAGGCCGAGCGGCGAGGCCGACGTTTACTTCAGCTGCCACCAGGACGCCGCGGTCGCCATGTCCAAAGACAGGCAGTATATAG gagaaAGATACGTGGAGTTATTCTTGAACTCTGTATCAGAGTGA
- the rufy3 gene encoding protein RUFY3 isoform X2 encodes MSDLTPQSETPTPTTDKITQAARETIYLCNFRVSVDGEWLCLRELNDISLTPDPEPAHEDPKDPIAIERLNLMNMAKLSIKGLIESALNLGRTLDSDYAPLQQFFVVMEHCLKHGLKTKKTFLGQNKSFWGALELVEKLTPEAGEITASVKDLPGLKTPLGRGRAWLRLALMQKKLSDYMKTIINRKDLLSEFYEPNALMMEEEGAVIAGLLVGLNVIDANLCMKGEDLDSQVGVIDFSMYLKDGGHSSKSAEGDGQITAILDQKNYVEELNRHLSASVNNLQAKVDALEKSNTKLTEELAVANNRIITLQEDVERVKEESSYQLESRKALRSDSAADGQALGETRKQLKEETLLRLDVEKELEVQIGMKQEMELSMKMLEKDICEKQDALVELRQQLEDLLAINQQLSHKSQSADAGSKQKSEVIARLEEKINQMTGTVKQLETRCKQAERERDLALEANRLFKQEFGDKIESLQVEVEQLRKHRSNLEQELRKERERRSEHHLNTASRQSSTPRRERRKPPENIPKHLPESPSVKRENDQLASGQEDKTSLSSSLSLSHHEDEQDESFVEISQPSMCTMCEQDDSLLKTKKQCKNCSGVFCESCVSNELPLPSSILPETVCVACYSLLLQQYASTPP; translated from the exons ATGTCTGATCTGACGCCTCAGAGCGAAACCCCGACTCCCACCACCGACAAGATCACCCAGGCCGCCCGGGAGACCATTTATCTCTGCAACTTTCGCGTGTCTGTCGATGGCGAGTGGCTTTGCCTTCGCGAGCTCAACGACATCTCCCTCACCCCAGACCCAGAGCCAGCCCATGAAG ATCCCAAGGATCCCATCGCTATTGAAAGGCTTAACTTGATGAACATGGCCAAACTGAGCATCAAGGGCCTGATCGAGTCCGCCCTCAACCTCGGACGCACACTTGACTCTGACTATGCACCTCTCCAGCAGTTCTTTGTGGTGATGGAGCACTGTCTCAAACATGGGTTGAAAA CTAAGAAGACCTTCCTGGGCCAGAACAAGTCATTCTGGGGGGCATTGGAGCTGGTTGAGAAGCTGACGCCTGAGGCAGGAGAGATCACTGCCAGTGTAAAAGACCTGCCTGGCCTCAA AACTCCTCTGGGAAGAGGGCGCGCCTGGTTACGACTGGCCTTAATGCAGAAGAAGCTCTCGGACTACATGAAGACCATCATCAACAGAAAGGACCTGCTCAG TGAATTCTACGAGCCGAATGCGttgatgatggaggaggagggagctgtCATCGCCGGGCTGCTCGTCGGACTAAATGTCATTGATGCCAATCTGTGTATGAAGGGAGAGGACTTAGACTCACAG GTCGGGGTGATTGATTTCTCAATGTACCTCAAAGATGGTGGACACAGTAGTAAGAGTGCAGAGGG TGACGGTCAGATCACGGCGATTCTTGATCAGAAGAATTATGTGGAGGAGCTGAACAGACATTTAAG CGCATCAGTAAATAACCTCCAGGCCAAGGTGGACGCTCTGGAAAAGTCCAACACAAAGCTAACAGAAGAG CTTGCAGTGGCAAATAACAGGATCATCACCCTACAAGAGGATGTGGAGAGGGTAAAAGAGGAGAGCTCATATCAGCTGGAGTCCAGAAAG GCATTAAGAAGCGACTCAGCAGCAGACGGACAAGCACTGGGTGAAACACGCAAGCAGCTCAAAGAGGAAACTCTGCTTCGACTG GATGTGGAGAAGGAGCTGGAGGTGCAGATCGGGATGAAGCAGGAGATGGAGCTGTCAATGAAGATGCTGGAGAAAGACATCTGTGAGAAGCAGGACGCCCTGGTGGagctcagacagcagctggaAGACCTTCTTGCCATCAACCAGCAGCTTAGCCACAAGTCACAG AGTGCAGATGCCGGCTCTAAACAGAAGAGTGAAGTCATCGCTCGCCTGGAGGAGAAAATAAACCAGATGACAGGGACCGTAAAACAGCTGGAGACCAG ATGCAAACAggccgagagagagagggatctGGCTTTAGAGGCCAACCGGCTCTTCAAACAGGAGTTTGGAGACAAAATTGAGAGTCTGCAGGTGGAAGTGGAGCAGCTCAGGAAACACAG GTCTAATCTGGAGCAGGAGCTGAGAAAAGAGCGAGAGCGAAGGAGTGAGCATCATCTCAACACCGCATCCAGACAGTCCAGCACTCCtcggagagagaggaggaaacccCCGGAGAACATACCGAAA CATCTCCCAGAATCTCCATCAGTCAAAAGGGAGAATGACCAGTTAGCCAGTGGACAGGAGGACAAAACCAGTCTGAGCTCCAGTTT GTCCTTGTCGCATCATGAGGATGAACAG GACGAGTCATTTGTGGAGATCAGTCAGCCCTCCATGTGTACGATGTGCGAACAGGACGACTCCCTCCTCAAGACAAAG aAACAGTGTAAGAACTGCAGCGGTGTCTtctgtgagagctgtgtgtccAACGAGCTGCCGTTACCTTCCTCCATTCTCCCAGAGACTGTGTGCGTCGCCTGCTACTCTCTGTTACTCCAGCAATACGCTTCAACGCCACCGTGA
- the rufy3 gene encoding protein RUFY3 isoform X3, with amino-acid sequence MSDLTPQSETPTPTTDKITQAARETIYLCNFRVSVDGEWLCLRELNDISLTPDPEPAHEDPKDPIAIERLNLMNMAKLSIKGLIESALNLGRTLDSDYAPLQQFFVVMEHCLKHGLKTKKTFLGQNKSFWGALELVEKLTPEAGEITASVKDLPGLKTPLGRGRAWLRLALMQKKLSDYMKTIINRKDLLSEFYEPNALMMEEEGAVIAGLLVGLNVIDANLCMKGEDLDSQVGVIDFSMYLKDGGHSSKSAEGDGQITAILDQKNYVEELNRHLSASVNNLQAKVDALEKSNTKLTEELAVANNRIITLQEDVERVKEESSYQLESRKALRSDSAADGQALGETRKQLKEETLLRLDVEKELEVQIGMKQEMELSMKMLEKDICEKQDALVELRQQLEDLLAINQQLSHKSQSADAGSKQKSEVIARLEEKINQMTGTVKQLETSEKHLVKQARNLNSAAGKLLQLQQ; translated from the exons ATGTCTGATCTGACGCCTCAGAGCGAAACCCCGACTCCCACCACCGACAAGATCACCCAGGCCGCCCGGGAGACCATTTATCTCTGCAACTTTCGCGTGTCTGTCGATGGCGAGTGGCTTTGCCTTCGCGAGCTCAACGACATCTCCCTCACCCCAGACCCAGAGCCAGCCCATGAAG ATCCCAAGGATCCCATCGCTATTGAAAGGCTTAACTTGATGAACATGGCCAAACTGAGCATCAAGGGCCTGATCGAGTCCGCCCTCAACCTCGGACGCACACTTGACTCTGACTATGCACCTCTCCAGCAGTTCTTTGTGGTGATGGAGCACTGTCTCAAACATGGGTTGAAAA CTAAGAAGACCTTCCTGGGCCAGAACAAGTCATTCTGGGGGGCATTGGAGCTGGTTGAGAAGCTGACGCCTGAGGCAGGAGAGATCACTGCCAGTGTAAAAGACCTGCCTGGCCTCAA AACTCCTCTGGGAAGAGGGCGCGCCTGGTTACGACTGGCCTTAATGCAGAAGAAGCTCTCGGACTACATGAAGACCATCATCAACAGAAAGGACCTGCTCAG TGAATTCTACGAGCCGAATGCGttgatgatggaggaggagggagctgtCATCGCCGGGCTGCTCGTCGGACTAAATGTCATTGATGCCAATCTGTGTATGAAGGGAGAGGACTTAGACTCACAG GTCGGGGTGATTGATTTCTCAATGTACCTCAAAGATGGTGGACACAGTAGTAAGAGTGCAGAGGG TGACGGTCAGATCACGGCGATTCTTGATCAGAAGAATTATGTGGAGGAGCTGAACAGACATTTAAG CGCATCAGTAAATAACCTCCAGGCCAAGGTGGACGCTCTGGAAAAGTCCAACACAAAGCTAACAGAAGAG CTTGCAGTGGCAAATAACAGGATCATCACCCTACAAGAGGATGTGGAGAGGGTAAAAGAGGAGAGCTCATATCAGCTGGAGTCCAGAAAG GCATTAAGAAGCGACTCAGCAGCAGACGGACAAGCACTGGGTGAAACACGCAAGCAGCTCAAAGAGGAAACTCTGCTTCGACTG GATGTGGAGAAGGAGCTGGAGGTGCAGATCGGGATGAAGCAGGAGATGGAGCTGTCAATGAAGATGCTGGAGAAAGACATCTGTGAGAAGCAGGACGCCCTGGTGGagctcagacagcagctggaAGACCTTCTTGCCATCAACCAGCAGCTTAGCCACAAGTCACAG AGTGCAGATGCCGGCTCTAAACAGAAGAGTGAAGTCATCGCTCGCCTGGAGGAGAAAATAAACCAGATGACAGGGACCGTAAAACAGCTGGAGACCAG tgagaaACATTTGGTGAAGCAGGCCAGAAACCTGAATTCAGCAGCAGGgaagctgctccagctgcagcagtag